In Saccharicrinis carchari, one genomic interval encodes:
- the dapB gene encoding 4-hydroxy-tetrahydrodipicolinate reductase, producing MNIALIGYGKMGKEIEKISIERGHTVTAKIDMQTEDSFNGEGFAAADVAIEFTMPDAAYNNFVECFKRNKPVVSGTTGWLHKIDYIEDQCQNHGQTFFYASNYSVGVNILFEINKKLAQLMNGVPGYKVRMEETHHIHKLDSPSGTAITLAQGIIDNLKDKNSWTEDRNSKEDQIYIEAFREGEVPGIHSVIYESEVDELKIYHSAKSRQGFALGAVLAAEFTAKNKGMLGMGDMLKF from the coding sequence ATGAACATAGCTTTAATAGGGTATGGCAAAATGGGCAAGGAAATTGAAAAAATTTCCATAGAACGTGGCCATACAGTTACCGCCAAAATTGATATGCAGACCGAAGATTCTTTTAATGGAGAAGGATTTGCGGCTGCCGATGTAGCCATTGAATTTACAATGCCCGATGCCGCTTACAATAACTTTGTGGAGTGCTTTAAGCGCAATAAACCGGTTGTGTCCGGAACTACCGGCTGGCTCCACAAAATCGACTATATAGAAGATCAATGTCAAAACCACGGACAAACCTTTTTTTACGCCTCTAATTATAGCGTTGGTGTAAATATTCTTTTCGAAATCAATAAAAAGCTGGCGCAATTAATGAATGGTGTGCCTGGTTATAAGGTGAGAATGGAAGAAACGCATCATATTCATAAGTTGGATAGCCCCAGCGGTACCGCCATTACCCTGGCACAAGGTATCATAGATAATTTGAAGGATAAGAATAGTTGGACAGAGGATAGAAATTCCAAGGAAGATCAGATTTATATCGAAGCGTTTAGAGAGGGGGAGGTACCCGGAATACATTCGGTAATTTATGAATCGGAAGTGGATGAGTTAAAAATATATCACAGTGCCAAATCGCGACAAGGATTTGCCCTTGGTGCTGTGCTGGCAGCCGAATTTACTGCAAAAAATAAAGGTATGCTCGGCATGGGCGATATGCTTAAATTTTAA